From a region of the Arachis ipaensis cultivar K30076 chromosome B09, Araip1.1, whole genome shotgun sequence genome:
- the LOC107618905 gene encoding lysM domain receptor-like kinase 3: protein MEAMCPSSNGGKGLSGGVIGGISVGIVAALLLLVFCVYVKCYRRRKMWNKKLVAKDSSENFVLQGETSHNAKNRTSASDDTSIIGVKVEKSAEFSYEELANATNNFSLAKKIGQGGFGEVYYGENGERAAIKKMDMKASKEFLAELKVLTRVHHLNLVIFLTYSIDCTLIGYCVEGSLFLVYEYIENGNLSQHLRNSDSEPLPWSTRVQIALDSARGLEYIHEHTMPVYIHRDVKSENILLDRNFRGEVADFGLTKLIDVGSSSAPTANMAGTFGYMPPEYVYRSVSPKIDVYAFGVVLYELISAKEALMRSGGASGAELKGLVALVIINDFAMELLQIEKQRKDEAHREALRVPNEERKKLKAVAAQIRAQEHKIAQQEVRETLLKERAEKLENWRMKVKKHGEKMAEKKELLRRQSSMWIDEANLEAQMMKLILRHKYWNPSFPFAESLIFPHLLWLGSVLCYLLHRSYIFVLCSIKVASSCK, encoded by the exons ATGGAAGCTATGTGCCCTTCAAG CAATGGAG GGAAAGGTCTATCCGGTGGCGTTATTGGTGGAATATCTGTTGGAATAGTAGCAGCACTTCTGTTATTGGTATTTTGTGTTTATGTTAAATGTTATAGAAGAAGGAAGATGTGGAACAAAAAATTGGTAGCTAAAGATTCCAGCGAGAACTTTGTTCTCCAAG GCGAAACCTCTCATAATGCCAAAAACAGAACTTCAGCTTCTGATGATACTAGTATTATAGGTGTTAAGGTAGAAAAATCAGCAGAGTTTTCGTATGAGGAACTAGCCAATGCCACAAATAACTTCAGTTTGGCTAAAAAGATTGGTCAAGGTGGTTTTGGTGAAGTCTATTATGGAGAAAATGGCGAG AGAGCTGCAATTAAGAAGATGGACATGAAAGCATCAAAAGAATTTTTGGCAGAACTGAAAGTGTTGACGCGTGTTCATCACTTAAACTTGGTAATCTTTCTCACATATTCCATAGATT GTACGCTGATTGGATATTGTGTCGAGGGCTCTCTTTTCCTTGTGTATGAATATATCGAAAATGGAAACTTAAGCCAACATCTGCGAAATTCAG ATAGTGAGCCTTTACCATGGTCTACCCGGGTTCAAATTGCTCTGGACTCGGCTAGAGGACTTGAATACATTCATGAGCATACAATGCCTGTATATATCCATCGCGATGTAAAGTCGGAAAATATTTTATTAGACAGAAACTTCCGTGGAGAG GTTGCGGATTTTGGACTGACCAAGCTGATTGATGTTGGAAGCTCATCAGCTCCAACTGCTAATATGGCTGGCACATTCGGCTACATGCCACCAGA ATATGTATATCGAAGTGTTTCTCCCAAAATAGATGTATATGCTTTCGGAGTTGTTCTATATGAGCTTATTTCTGCAAAAGAAGCTTTGATGAGGAGTGGTGGTGCATCTGGTGCTGAATTGAAGGGCCTTGTGGCTTTGGTGATTATTAATGACTTTGCTATGGAGTTGCTTCAGATCGAGAAGCAGCGCAAGGACGAAGCTCACAGAGAAGCCCTTAGAGTTCCCAATGAGGAGCGCAAGAAGCTCAAGGCCGTAGCTGCGCAAATCAGGGCTCAGGAGCACAAGATCGCACAACAAGAAGTCAGAGAAACACTC TTAAAAGAAAGAGCTGAGAAACTTGAAAATTGGAGGATGAAGGTCAAAAAGCATGGTGAGAAGATGGCAGAAAAGAAAGAGTTATTGCGTCGACAAAGCTCAATGTGGATCGATGAAGCTAATCTTGAGGCACAAATGATGAAGCTAATCTTGAGGCACAAATATTGGAATCCATCGTTTCCTTTTGCTGAGTCCCTTATATTTCCACATTTGTTATGGTTGGGATCAGTGTTGTGTTATCTGTTACATAGAAGTTATATTTTTGTCCTATGTTCAATCAAGGTTGCATCATCATGCAAATAA
- the LOC107616002 gene encoding ubiquitin receptor RAD23d — MFTDAIGNAGYSLLKDLRAEIEVKDGTFSLCFWVYLANSTTFPATIIQQFSNPTYVVAPVLQSRSGRQDLKKLFEFINEPDGEENLPSELASAVPQTITVTPEENEAIQRLQDMGFDRDLVLEVFFACNKNEDLAANYLLDHQNEFED; from the exons atgTTCACGGATGCAATAGGGAATGCAGGGTACTCTCTGCTGAAAGATTTAAGAGCTGAAATTGAAGTGAAGGATGGAACTTTTTCTCTCTGCTTTTGGGTTTATCTGGCCAACTCAACTACGTTTCCTGCTACCATTATTCAGCAG TTCTCAA ATCCCACTTATGTTGTAGCACCTGTTTTGCAATCTCGCTCGGGCCGTCAAGATTTgaaaaagctgtttgaatttaTAAATGAACCTGATGGAGAAGA GAATCTACCAAGTGAGTTGGCTTCTGCAGTGCCCCAGACCATCACTGTCACCCCAGAAGAGAATGAGGCTATTCAAAGG CTTCAAGATATGGGATTTGATAGAGATCTTGTGTTGGAGGTGTTCTTTGCATGCAACAAAAACGAGGACCTGGCAGCCAACTATCTTTTGGATCACCAGAATGAATTTGAAGACTAA